From Thermococcus barophilus MP:
AATAAATCCTGAGTTATTCAAAAGTGCTATGTCTCTAAGCTTCCCTGTAAATCTTAACGTTGCTTCAAGACCTTGCTCCATCATCAGATATTCAAACGCGTCCAAGACTATTATTGGTGATTCTTTCTTTATTATTTCCCAAACTTTTTGTTCAATAACATATAGATCTGTGGGAGAAACAGCGTTGGGATGGTCTATCTTGCTTATCCAGATATAAAAAGTTGCATTGTCATTTACAGTTGGAGGTGTCCTGGTAATCAAAATCTTCTTTTTATGAGAAAATTTCTTTAAGAGATTCCGCATTTTGGAATAGTGAACAACTTGGAAAGGAAGCTCTTCCCCCTCAAACTTTACGTTAGCAGACATCATATCTTTAAGCATTTTAAACATCACTCATCCCCCAAGATGTGGGTCCCAGGATATTCACTGATTTTAGTCTTAGGAATCCCATACTTATTAGAACAGTGTATACCGAAAATGTAAACACTTTACTGATATCTGATTTTGACTTTAAATTTATAAAGTTTTGCCTTATTTTTTATGTGAAAATATGACCAAAAATATAGGAAGAGGTACAGAAATCGGTTATAACCCGTTGTTAATTATTCCGTTCTTTCACATAATTCCAACAAAACCCCATTGACACTTTTTGGATGGACAAACGCTATTTTTGCACCACCAGCACCAATTCTTGGCTTCTCGTCAATCAGCCTAAATCCCTGCTCTTTAAGCTTCTCCAAGTGTTCTTCAATGTTTTCAACGCCAAGAGCAATGTGATGGATTCCCTCTCCCCTCTTAGCAATGAACTTCGATATTGGTGAATCTTCGCTTGTCCCTTCTAAGAGTTCAATTCTGCTTTCGCCGACTTTAAACACAGCAACTCTGACTTTCTGCTCCGGCACCTCTTCAATCTCAGCAACCTTTAATCCAAGACTTTCCCAGAGCTTAATTGCTTCGTCTAAATTTTTAACGGCAATTCCTACATGATCAATTTTCTTTATCATATCTTCACCCCCAGAGTTTCTTCCAAAACAACTTCGGCAGCAGAGTAAGGATCAATTTCCCTTTTCACGATTTTATCAATAAGTTTTGAAAGTTCTTTATCCTTCAGCTTTTCACTAATTTTCCTCGCAACAGAATCAGAAACAATTGTTTTTACTTCCTCTTCTGCCCTAAACTTCTTTTTCTTCTTAATTTCTCCGCTTTCTTCAAGAAACTTCCTGTGTCGTTTTATTGCTTCCCATAGGTCTTTTATGCCCTTCATGGTGACAGCCACAGTCTCAACAATCGGCGGCCTCCAACCCCTCCTTTCCCACTTCTCCTTTTCAAGGTCAAGCAGTAGGTTGAGCTCAAAGAAAGTTGCATCTGCACCTTCTTTATCAGCTTTGTTTATGACGAATATATCTGCAATCTCCATTAAACCCGCTTTGATTGCCTGGATATCATCTCCCAATCCAGGAACTGTGACGAGGACTACAGTGTCGGCTGTTTTGACGATATCAACTTCAATCTGTCCAACACCAACAGTCTCAACAAAAATAACGTCGCATCCATAGGCGTCAAGTACTTTAATGGCATCATTCGTTGCCTTAGCCAAACCTCCGAGTGATCCACGAGTAGCCATACTCCTTATGAAAACTCCTGGGTCAGTGGAATGCCTCTGCATTCTAATCCTATCACCAAGCAATGCTCCACCAGTAAATGGTGAGGTTGGATCAATGGCTATGACTCCAACTATTAAGCCCTCATTACGAGCCTGTTTTATAAGTTTGTCAAGAAGGGTTGACTTTCCAGAGCCTGGTGGACCTGTAATTCCAATAATGTAAGCTTTTCCAGTATACTTGTAAATTTTTTTGACAATTTCTCTGGCTTTCTCTTCATCATTTTCAACCAAAGTAATTAACCTTGCAGTTGCCTTCTTATCCCCCTTGAGCATTCTCTCAATTAGGTTGTCAATCATTGGCATCACTTGGTTTAATTATCCAGCCTTGAAATATAAAGTTTATTAACTCCCTCTGAACTTCTTAAGTTTTGGAACGTTCTCATCAATAAAATTGACTATCTCATTAATTGGACTTCCCGGGCCAAAAACTTTTGCAACCCCCATTTTTTCAAGTTCTTGGGCATCATCTGGAGGAATAATGCCCCCAGCAATCACAAGAATGTCTTCATTTGGCTTAAGCCCCTTCTCTTCAAGTAGCCTGAGTATCTTCGGAATTAGAACCATGTGAGCTCCAGAAAGGATGCTGATTCCAAGAACATCAACGTCTTCTTGGATAACACTCTCAACAATCTGTTCAGGCGTTTGCCTAATCCCGGTATAAATGACCTCAAAACCCGCATCTCTCAAAGCTCTTGCAATAACTTTAGCACCTCTATCATGACCATCCAAACCGGGTTTAGCTATGAGAACCCTAACTTTCGAGCGCTCAACCATTCTCCACCACCAAGTTTCCTAAAGCACAGATAGTATTTAAATATTGTCAAAACTAAAGGTTTAACTTTACATTGGATATTTTATCCAGAACTTTGAAAAGTTTAAGGTTTACAAAACTTAAATTATTTATGCCCAAAACAGAGCAATAAACAAAATACACGAATTTCATTTCTAACGTAAAGCTCTACAAATATTCACCAAATTCTGACTCCTAAACCAAAAAACATTTAATTGAGCAGAGTGCTAAAGTATGAAGGTTTTTAGGATGATAGATATCCATACACACACCCAATATTCTGATGGCATTGGTATGATTGGAGATAATGTTGCTGAGGCAGAGAAAAAGGGACTTAAGTTAGTCGGCATAAGTGATCATGTCCACTATTTTACTCCCAAAAGACTCAATACATACATCTCGGAAATTCGACAGATAAAGAAAGATAGTGAAATTACTGTTCTGGCTGGAATTGAGGCTAACATTCTCGCAACAGGCGTTGATATAACCACAGAAATGGCAAAAAAACTTGATTATGTTATTGCTTCTGCTCATGTATGGCTTGATCCTGGCGGGATCGATGCGTATCTTGATTTAATTAAAATAGCAATTCAAGACGAGAATGTGGACATAATTGGACATTTTGGTAATGTTTTTCCCTACATCGGATACCCAAGCTATGAGGAGTACTTAGAAATTGTTGAGCTTGCTGAAGAGTACGGCAAAGCCTTCGAAATCAGCTCCCGCTATAGAGTTCCAGAGCTGGATTTCATTAAGCTGTGCATCAGAAGGGGAATTAAGCTGACATTTGCAAGTGATGCCCATATTCCCAGTGATGTTGGGGCTATTAGGTGGAGCGAAAAGGTCTTCAAAAAAGCTGGTGGAACAAGGGAAGATTTACTCTTCTCAGAATTGCTTTAAGGGGAACCCTAACTTTTTAAGCTCGAGCACAACCTTAATTGGCAAGCCGACAACGTTGTAAAAGTCCCCATAAATCCACTCTATAAAAATGGCGGCTTTTCCTTGAATAGCATAGGCTCCAGCTTTGTCTAAAGGCTCTCCTGTGCTTACATACCACTCAATTTCTTCCTCACTGAGATCCCTAAACTTAACTTTTGTAACTTC
This genomic window contains:
- a CDS encoding PHP domain-containing protein, translating into MKVFRMIDIHTHTQYSDGIGMIGDNVAEAEKKGLKLVGISDHVHYFTPKRLNTYISEIRQIKKDSEITVLAGIEANILATGVDITTEMAKKLDYVIASAHVWLDPGGIDAYLDLIKIAIQDENVDIIGHFGNVFPYIGYPSYEEYLEIVELAEEYGKAFEISSRYRVPELDFIKLCIRRGIKLTFASDAHIPSDVGAIRWSEKVFKKAGGTREDLLFSELL
- a CDS encoding cobalamin-dependent protein (Presence of a B(12) (cobalamin)-binding domain implies dependence on cobalamin itself, in one of its several forms, or in some unusual lineages, dependence on a cobalamin-like analog.) — translated: MVERSKVRVLIAKPGLDGHDRGAKVIARALRDAGFEVIYTGIRQTPEQIVESVIQEDVDVLGISILSGAHMVLIPKILRLLEEKGLKPNEDILVIAGGIIPPDDAQELEKMGVAKVFGPGSPINEIVNFIDENVPKLKKFRGS
- the meaB gene encoding methylmalonyl Co-A mutase-associated GTPase MeaB — protein: MIDNLIERMLKGDKKATARLITLVENDEEKAREIVKKIYKYTGKAYIIGITGPPGSGKSTLLDKLIKQARNEGLIVGVIAIDPTSPFTGGALLGDRIRMQRHSTDPGVFIRSMATRGSLGGLAKATNDAIKVLDAYGCDVIFVETVGVGQIEVDIVKTADTVVLVTVPGLGDDIQAIKAGLMEIADIFVINKADKEGADATFFELNLLLDLEKEKWERRGWRPPIVETVAVTMKGIKDLWEAIKRHRKFLEESGEIKKKKKFRAEEEVKTIVSDSVARKISEKLKDKELSKLIDKIVKREIDPYSAAEVVLEETLGVKI
- a CDS encoding DUF835 domain-containing protein, which encodes MFKMLKDMMSANVKFEGEELPFQVVHYSKMRNLLKKFSHKKKILITRTPPTVNDNATFYIWISKIDHPNAVSPTDLYVIEQKVWEIIKKESPIIVLDAFEYLMMEQGLEATLRFTGKLRDIALLNNSGFIVSISEGLDDKTVALLKRIVEG
- the mce gene encoding methylmalonyl-CoA epimerase, which translates into the protein MIKKIDHVGIAVKNLDEAIKLWESLGLKVAEIEEVPEQKVRVAVFKVGESRIELLEGTSEDSPISKFIAKRGEGIHHIALGVENIEEHLEKLKEQGFRLIDEKPRIGAGGAKIAFVHPKSVNGVLLELCERTE